One genomic segment of Burkholderiaceae bacterium includes these proteins:
- the hrcA gene encoding heat-inducible transcriptional repressor HrcA has product MLDDRSRRLLKILIERYIADGQPVGSRTLSRASGLELSPATIRNVMSDLEELGLIASPHTSAGRVPTARGYRLFVDTMLTAQRAQLRAPELPAEQPQKVIASAAQLLSNLSQFVGVVMAPRRSTVFHHIEFLRLSERRLLLIMVAPDGDVQNRVLFTEADYSASELTQASNYLNAHFSGMTFEQVRARLTQEVDRLRAEIATLMQAAVQVGSEAASQAQGEVVISGERNLLAVSDFSSDMGQLRRAFDLFEQKAQLMRLLDVSMQAEGVRIFIGGESQTVPVEELSVVSAPYEVDGQVVGTLGVIGPTRMHYDRMIQIVDITSRLVSNALSQGKPASP; this is encoded by the coding sequence ATGCTCGATGACCGGTCGCGGCGCTTGCTCAAGATCCTGATCGAGCGCTACATCGCCGACGGCCAGCCGGTGGGCTCGCGCACGTTGTCGCGGGCCTCGGGGCTGGAGCTGTCGCCCGCCACCATCCGCAACGTGATGTCGGACCTGGAAGAGCTGGGCCTGATCGCCTCGCCCCACACCTCGGCCGGGCGCGTGCCCACGGCGCGCGGCTACCGCTTGTTCGTCGACACCATGCTGACGGCGCAGCGCGCGCAGCTGAGGGCGCCCGAGCTGCCCGCCGAGCAGCCGCAAAAGGTCATCGCCAGCGCGGCGCAGCTGCTGTCCAATCTGTCGCAGTTCGTCGGCGTGGTGATGGCGCCGCGGCGCAGCACGGTGTTCCACCACATCGAGTTTTTGCGCCTGTCGGAGCGGCGCCTGCTGCTCATCATGGTGGCGCCCGATGGCGACGTGCAGAACCGCGTGCTGTTCACCGAGGCGGACTATTCGGCGTCGGAGCTGACGCAGGCGTCCAACTACCTCAACGCCCATTTCTCCGGCATGACCTTCGAGCAGGTGCGCGCGCGCCTGACGCAGGAGGTCGACCGCCTGCGCGCCGAGATCGCCACGCTGATGCAGGCGGCGGTGCAGGTGGGCTCCGAGGCGGCCAGCCAGGCGCAGGGCGAGGTGGTGATCTCGGGCGAGCGCAACCTGCTGGCGGTGAGCGATTTTTCCAGCGACATGGGCCAGCTGCGCCGCGCCTTCGATCTGTTCGAGCAGAAGGCGCAGCTGATGCGGCTGCTGGACGTGTCCATGCAGGCCGAGGGCGTGCGCATCTTCATCGGCGGCGAAAGCCAGACCGTGCCGGTGGAGGAGCTGTCGGTGGTCAGCGCGCCCTACGAGGTCGACGGCCAGGTGGTGGGCACGCTGGGCGTGATCGGCCCCACGCGCATGCACTACGACCGCATGATCCAGATCGTGGACATCACCTCGCGGCTGGTGAGCAATGCCTTGAGCCAGGGCAAGCCGGCCAGCCCCTAG
- a CDS encoding riboflavin synthase: MFTGIITAVGRIAQVRDLGASSAHGKQLAIEAPQGYLDDVGLGDSIAINGACMTATAIDAAAGRFGIDISAESLARTAGLDQAGPVNLEKALRAQDRLGGHIVSGHVDGIGRVTQFEPVGESWALRVLAPPELGKYLAYKGSITVNGVSLTVNQVQDGATGCEVSINLIPHTVQNTALHTLAVGRAVNLEIDLIARYVERMLSGIERR, from the coding sequence ATGTTCACAGGCATCATCACCGCCGTCGGCCGCATCGCCCAGGTGCGCGACCTGGGCGCCAGCAGCGCGCATGGCAAGCAGCTCGCCATCGAGGCGCCCCAGGGCTACCTGGACGACGTGGGCCTGGGCGACAGCATCGCCATCAACGGCGCGTGCATGACGGCCACCGCCATCGACGCGGCGGCCGGGCGCTTTGGCATCGACATTTCGGCCGAGTCGCTGGCGCGCACCGCGGGGCTGGACCAGGCCGGCCCGGTCAACCTGGAAAAGGCCTTGCGCGCGCAGGACCGGCTGGGCGGTCACATCGTCTCCGGCCACGTGGATGGCATCGGCCGCGTGACGCAGTTCGAGCCGGTGGGCGAAAGCTGGGCGCTGCGCGTGCTGGCGCCGCCCGAGCTGGGCAAGTACCTGGCCTACAAGGGCTCGATCACCGTCAACGGCGTAAGCCTGACGGTCAACCAGGTGCAGGACGGGGCCACGGGCTGCGAGGTCAGCATCAACCTGATTCCGCACACGGTGCAGAACACCGCGCTGCACACGCTGGCGGTGGGCCGCGCGGTCAACCTGGAGATCGACCTGATCGCGCGCTATGTGGAGCGAATGCTGTCGGGCATCGAGCGCCGCTGA
- a CDS encoding phosphomannomutase/phosphoglucomutase — MQVTPSIFKAYDIRGTTPTTLNEAVAEGLGLAFGTQALALGERVVAVGRDGRLSGPALAAALVRGLVAAGVQVFDIGMVTTPMLYFAAHTLCSSGIQVTGSHNPRDDNGFKMVLAGRAIYGEDIQALRRMMEAESWQRRAGGSVRAHDVYPAYRDRIARDIHLARPMKLVVDCGNGVAGASAPAVLRAIGCEVLELFTEVDGRFPNHHPDPSKPENLRDVVAALQGTDAELGLAFDGDGDRLGIVTKDGQTIFPDRQMQLFAQDVLSRAPGGTIVYDVKCTQRLGPAIAAAGGVPLMYKTGHSLIKARMKELDAPLGGEMSGHIFFKERWYGFDDGTYAGARLLEILSRSPDASAVLNALPTSFSTPELNVACAEGEPHRLAAELQALAASVFAAPALSAAGPPQGANAPSGGSEPREAGSVGAVVSTIDGLRVDWPDGFGLIRASNTTPVLVLRFEGQTPEALARIQADMMALLQRVKPDARVGAASH; from the coding sequence ATGCAAGTGACACCCAGCATCTTCAAGGCCTACGACATCCGCGGCACCACGCCCACCACCCTGAACGAGGCCGTGGCCGAGGGCCTGGGCCTGGCCTTCGGCACCCAGGCGCTGGCGCTGGGCGAGCGCGTGGTGGCCGTGGGGCGCGACGGGCGCCTGTCCGGCCCCGCGCTGGCGGCGGCGCTGGTGCGCGGGCTGGTGGCCGCCGGCGTGCAGGTGTTCGACATCGGCATGGTCACCACGCCCATGCTGTACTTTGCCGCGCACACGCTGTGCAGCAGCGGCATCCAGGTGACGGGCAGCCACAACCCGCGCGACGACAACGGCTTCAAGATGGTGCTGGCCGGCCGCGCGATCTACGGCGAGGACATCCAGGCCCTGCGCCGCATGATGGAGGCCGAAAGCTGGCAGCGCCGCGCCGGCGGCTCGGTGCGCGCGCACGACGTCTATCCGGCGTACCGCGATCGCATCGCCCGCGACATCCACCTGGCACGCCCGATGAAGCTGGTGGTGGACTGCGGCAACGGCGTGGCCGGCGCGTCGGCGCCCGCCGTCCTGCGCGCCATCGGCTGCGAGGTGCTGGAGCTGTTCACCGAGGTGGATGGGCGCTTTCCCAACCACCACCCCGATCCGTCCAAGCCCGAGAACCTGCGCGATGTCGTCGCAGCCCTGCAAGGCACCGACGCCGAGCTGGGCCTGGCCTTCGACGGCGACGGCGACCGGCTGGGCATCGTCACCAAGGACGGGCAGACCATCTTTCCCGACCGGCAGATGCAGCTGTTCGCGCAAGACGTGCTTTCGCGCGCGCCCGGCGGCACCATCGTCTACGACGTCAAGTGCACGCAGCGCCTGGGCCCGGCCATCGCCGCGGCCGGCGGCGTGCCGCTGATGTACAAGACCGGCCACTCGCTCATCAAGGCGCGCATGAAGGAGCTCGACGCGCCCCTGGGCGGCGAGATGAGCGGCCACATCTTCTTCAAGGAGCGCTGGTACGGCTTCGACGACGGCACCTACGCCGGGGCCCGCCTGCTGGAGATCCTCAGCCGCTCGCCCGACGCCAGCGCGGTGCTGAACGCGCTGCCCACCAGCTTCTCCACCCCCGAGCTGAACGTGGCCTGCGCCGAGGGCGAGCCGCACCGCCTGGCGGCCGAGCTGCAGGCGCTGGCGGCCAGCGTGTTCGCGGCCCCCGCGCTGAGCGCCGCCGGGCCGCCCCAAGGCGCGAACGCCCCCTCGGGGGGCAGCGAACCACGCGAAGCGGGGAGCGTGGGGGCCGTTGTTAGCACGATTGACGGCCTGCGCGTGGACTGGCCCGACGGCTTTGGCCTGATCCGTGCCAGCAACACCACGCCTGTGCTGGTGCTGCGCTTCGAGGGGCAGACGCCCGAGGCGCTGGCGCGCATCCAGGCCGACATGATGGCCTTGCTCCAGCGCGTCAAGCCCGATGCGCGGGTGGGCGCCGCAAGCCATTGA
- a CDS encoding DMT family transporter — protein MPPAALAPAKASPMREAWPFLLLSMTWGASFLFMQQAVHEFGPLPTAAVRVAVASLFLLPLLIARGLGPQLRRHWRPVLFCGLLNSGIPFALFSFALQYINTGLSSILNATVPLFGALVAWAWLGQNPGASRSVGLLVGFVGVALLAWDKVGAGHGGGPMAAWAVLACLGATLCYALAASFTHKYLSGLNPLMTATGSQIGATLGLALPALYLWPAHMPGPKAWASVVALGVLCTGVAYVLYFRLIENLGPARALTVTFTVPVFAILYGASLLGEAVTPWMLGCGAVVLCGTALATGVVRLPLQRRSMPDSIRST, from the coding sequence ATGCCCCCCGCCGCCCTTGCACCCGCCAAGGCCTCGCCCATGCGCGAGGCCTGGCCCTTCCTGCTGCTGTCCATGACTTGGGGCGCCTCCTTTCTGTTCATGCAGCAGGCGGTGCACGAGTTCGGCCCCCTGCCCACCGCCGCCGTGCGCGTGGCGGTGGCCTCGCTGTTCCTGCTGCCGCTGCTGATCGCGCGGGGCCTGGGCCCGCAGCTGCGCCGCCACTGGCGCCCGGTGCTGTTTTGCGGGCTGCTCAACTCGGGCATTCCGTTTGCGCTGTTCAGCTTTGCGCTGCAGTACATCAACACCGGCCTGTCGTCCATCCTGAACGCCACCGTGCCGCTGTTCGGCGCGCTGGTGGCCTGGGCCTGGCTGGGGCAGAACCCGGGCGCCTCGCGCAGCGTGGGACTGCTGGTGGGCTTCGTCGGCGTGGCGCTGCTGGCCTGGGACAAGGTGGGCGCGGGCCACGGCGGCGGCCCCATGGCCGCCTGGGCCGTGCTGGCCTGCCTGGGCGCCACGCTGTGCTACGCGCTGGCGGCCAGCTTCACCCACAAATACCTGAGCGGCCTGAACCCCCTGATGACCGCCACCGGCAGCCAGATCGGCGCCACGCTGGGCCTGGCGCTGCCCGCGCTGTATCTGTGGCCGGCGCACATGCCAGGCCCCAAGGCCTGGGCCTCGGTCGTCGCGCTGGGCGTGCTGTGCACCGGCGTGGCCTACGTGCTGTACTTTCGCCTGATCGAGAACCTGGGCCCGGCGCGCGCGCTCACGGTCACCTTCACGGTGCCGGTGTTCGCCATTCTGTACGGCGCCTCGCTGCTGGGCGAGGCCGTCACGCCCTGGATGCTAGGCTGCGGCGCCGTGGTGCTGTGCGGCACGGCGCTGGCCACCGGCGTGGTCAGGCTGCCGCTTCAGCGGCGCTCGATGCCCGACAGCATTCGCTCCACATAG
- a CDS encoding NAD kinase, whose protein sequence is MALKFTRVALVGKYQDAASASAAQPARELMTEIGTFLQQQGCQVSLEKRTAESTGLTQFQTLDLAGIGRHCELCVVVGGDGTMLGVGRELARHGTPLIGINQGRLGFITDIPLGDYARLLPAMLAGAFEDDHRALMQGWVRRDGVCVFEALAMNDVVVSRGAASGMVELSVEVDGHFVANYRADGIIIATPTGSTAYSLSAGGPLLHPLLPGLALVPISPHALSNRPIVLADPGEIAIEIVAARDASASFDMQTLTSLHRGDRIIVRRSEHRARFLHPEGWSYFDTLREKLHWNKGST, encoded by the coding sequence ATGGCCCTGAAGTTCACGCGCGTTGCCCTGGTGGGCAAATACCAAGACGCTGCCAGCGCTTCGGCGGCGCAGCCGGCGCGCGAGCTGATGACCGAGATCGGCACCTTCCTGCAGCAGCAGGGCTGCCAGGTCAGCCTGGAAAAGCGCACCGCGGAAAGCACCGGGCTGACGCAGTTTCAGACACTCGACCTGGCGGGCATCGGCCGCCATTGCGAGCTGTGCGTGGTGGTGGGCGGCGACGGCACCATGCTGGGCGTGGGCCGCGAGCTGGCGCGCCACGGCACGCCGCTGATCGGCATCAACCAGGGGCGCCTGGGCTTCATCACCGACATTCCCCTGGGCGACTACGCGCGGCTGCTGCCGGCCATGCTGGCGGGCGCCTTCGAGGACGACCATCGCGCGCTGATGCAGGGCTGGGTCAGGCGAGACGGCGTCTGCGTGTTCGAGGCCCTGGCCATGAACGACGTGGTGGTCAGCCGCGGCGCGGCCTCGGGCATGGTCGAGCTGAGCGTGGAGGTGGACGGGCACTTCGTGGCCAACTACCGCGCCGACGGCATCATCATCGCCACGCCCACGGGCTCGACGGCCTACTCGCTGTCGGCCGGCGGGCCGCTGCTGCACCCCCTGCTGCCGGGCCTGGCGCTGGTGCCCATCTCGCCGCACGCGCTGTCCAACCGGCCCATCGTGCTGGCCGACCCGGGCGAGATCGCCATCGAGATCGTGGCCGCGCGCGACGCCAGCGCCAGCTTCGACATGCAGACGCTCACCTCGCTGCACCGGGGCGACCGCATCATCGTGCGCCGCAGCGAGCACCGCGCGCGCTTCCTGCATCCCGAGGGCTGGAGCTACTTCGACACCCTGCGCGAGAAGCTGCACTGGAACAAGGGAAGCACCTGA